A section of the Mastomys coucha isolate ucsf_1 unplaced genomic scaffold, UCSF_Mcou_1 pScaffold15, whole genome shotgun sequence genome encodes:
- the Grin1 gene encoding glutamate receptor ionotropic, NMDA 1 isoform X1, which translates to MSTMHLLTFALLFSCSFARAACDPKIVNIGAVLSTRKHEQMFREAVNQANKRHGSWKIQLNATSVTHKPNAIQMALSVCEDLISSQVYAILVSHPPTPNDHFTPTPVSYTAGFYRIPVLGLTTRMSIYSDKSIHLSFLRTVPPYSHQSSVWFEMMRVYNWNHIILLVSDDHEGRAAQKRLETLLEERESKSKKRNYENLDQLSYDNKRGPKAEKVLQFDPGTKNVTALLMEARELEARVIILSASEDDAATVYRAAAMLNMTGSGYVWLVGEREISGNALRYAPDGIIGLQLINGKNESAHISDAVGVVAQAVHELLEKENITDPPRGCVGNTNIWKTGPLFKRVLMSSKYADGVTGRVEFNEDGDRKFANYSIMNLQNRKLVQVGIYNGTHVIPNDRKIIWPGGETEKPRGYQMSTRLKIVTIHQEPFVYVKPTMSDGTCKEEFTVNGDPVKKVICTGPNDTSPGSARHTVPQCCYGFCIDLLIKLARTMNFTYEVHLVADGKFGTQERVNNSNKKEWNGMMGELLSGQADMIVAPLTINNERAQYIEFSKPFKYQGLTILVKKEIPRSTLDSFMQPFQSTLWLLVGLSVHVVAVMLYLLDRFSPFGRFKVNSEEEEEDALTLSSAMWFSWGVLLNSGIGEGAPRSFSARILGMVWAGFAMIIVASYTANLAAFLVLDRPEERITGINDPRLRNPSDKFIYATVKQSSVDIYFRRQVELSTMYRHMEKHNYESAAEAIQAVRDNKLHAFIWDSAVLEFEASQKCDLVTTGELFFRSGFGIGMRKDSPWKQNVSLSILKSHENGFMEDLDKTWVRYQECDSRSNAPATLTFENMAGVFMLVAGGIVAGIFLIFIEIAYKRHKDARRKQMQLAFAAVNVWRKNLQDRKSGRAEPDPKKKATFRAITSTLASSFKRRRSSKDTQYHPTDITGPLNLSDPSVSTVV; encoded by the exons GCACCATGCACCTGCTGACATTCGCCCTGCTTTTCTCCTGCTCCTTCGCCCGCGCCGCTTGCGACCCCAAGATTGTCAACATCGGCGCGGTGCTGAGCACGCGCAAGCACGAGCAGATGTTCCGCGAGGCAGTAAACCAGGCCAATAAGCGACACGGCTCTTGGAAGATACAGCTCAACGCCACTTCTGTCACCCACAAGCCCAACGCCATACAGATGGCCCTGTCAGTGTGTGAGGACCTCATCTCCAGCCAG GTCTACGCTATCCTAGTTAGTCACCCGCCTACTCCCAACGACCACTTCACTCCCACCCCTGTCTCCTACACAGCTGGCTTCTACAGAATCCCTGTCCTGGGACTGACTACCCGAATGTCCATCTACTCTGACAAG AGCATCCACCTGAGCTTCCTTCGCACGGTGCCACCCTACTCCCACCAGTCCAGCGTCTGGTTTGAGATGATGCGAGTCTACAACTGGAACCATATCATCCTGCTGGTCAGCGATGACCATGAGGGCCGGGCAGCTCAGAAGCGCCTGGAGACATTGCTGGAGGAGCGTGAGTCCAAG AGTAAAAAAAGGAACTATGAAAACCTCGACCAACTGTCCTATGACAACAAGCGCGGACCCAAG GCGGAGAAGGTGCTGCAGTTTGACCCAGGAACCAAGAATGTGACGGCTCTGCTGATGGAGGCCCGGGAACTGGAGGCCCGGGTCATCATCCTTTCTGCAAG CGAGGACGACGCTGCCACCGTATACCGCGCAGCTGCGATGCTGAACATGACTGGCTCTGGGTACGTGTGGCTGGTGGGGGAGCGCGAGATCTCTGGGAACGCTCTGCGCTACGCTCCTGACG GCATCATCGGACTTCAGCTAATCAACGGCAAGAACGAGTCGGCCCACATCAGTGATGCTGTGGGCGTGGTGGCACAGGCAGTTCACGAGCTCCTAGAAAAGGAGAACATCACTGACCCGCCGCGGGGTTGCGTGGGCAACACAAACATCTGGAAGACCGGACCACTGTTCAAGAG GGTACTGATGTCTTCTAAGTATGCGGATGGAGTGACTGGCCGTGTGGAATTCAATGAGGATGGGGACCGGAAGTTTGCCAACTATAGTATCATGAACCTGCAGAACCGCAAGCTGGTGCAAGTGGGCATCTACAATGGTACCCAT GTCATCCCAAATGACAGGAAGATCATCTGgccaggaggagagacagagaagcctcGAGGATACCAGATGTCCACCAGACTAAAG ATAGTAACAATCCACCAAGAGCCCTTCGTGTATGTCAAGCCCACAATGAGTGATGGCACATGCAAGGAGGAGTTCACAGTCAATGGTGACCCTGTCAAGAAGGTGATCTGTACGGGGCCTAATGACACGTCCCCAGGAAGCG CACGTCACACAGTGCCCCAGTGCTGCTATGGCTTCTGTATCGACCTGCTCATCAAGCTGGCGCGGACCATGAATTTTACCTACGAGGTGCACCTGGTGGCAGATGGCAAGTTTGGCACACAGGAGCGG gtaaacaacagcaacaaaaaggagTGGAATGGAATGATGGGAGAGCTACTCAGTGGTCAAGCAGACATGATTGTGGCACCACTGACCATCAACAATGAGCGTGCGCAGTACATAGAGTTCTCCAAGCCCTTTAAGTACCAGGGCCTGACCATTCTGGTCAAGAAG GAGATCCCTCGGAGCACATTGGACTCATTCATGCAGCCTTTTCAGAGCACACTGTGGTTGCTAGTGGGGCTGTCAGTTCATGTGGTGGCAGTGATGCTGTACCTGCTGGACCGCTTCAG TCCCTTTGGCCGATTCAAGGTGaacagtgaggaggaggaggaggatgcacTGACCCTGTCCTCTGCCATGTGGTTCTCCTGGGGCGTCTTGCTCAACTCTGGCATTGGGGAAG GCGCCCCCCGGAGTTTCTCTGCTCGTATCTTAGGCATGGTGTGGGCTGGTTTTGCCATGATCATTGTGGCTTCCTACACTGCCAATCTGGCAGCCTTCCTGGTGCTGGATCGGCCTGAGGAGCGCATCACAGGCATCAATGACCCCAGG ctcAGAAACCCCTCAGACAAGTTCATCTATGCAACTGTAAAGCAGAGCTCAGTGGACATCTACTTCCggaggcaggtggagctgagCACCATGTACCGGCACATGGAGAAGCACAATTATGAAAGTGCAGCTGAGGCCATCCAGGCTGTGCGGGACAA CAAGCTCCATGCCTTCATCTGGGACTCAGCTGTGCTGGAGTTTGAGGCTTCACAGAAGTGTGATCTAGTGACCACGGGTGAGCTGTTCTTCCGCTCCGGCTTTGGCATCGGCATGCGCAAGGACAGCCCCTGGAAGCAGAATGTTTCCCTGTCCATACTCAA GTCCCATGAGAATGGCTTCATGGAAGATCTGGATAAGACATGGGTTCGGTATCAAGAATGTGACTCCCGAAGCAATGCCCCTGCAACCCTCACTTTTGAGAACATGGCAG GGGTCTTCATGCTGGTGGCTGGAGGCATCGTAGCTGGGATCTTCCTCATTTTCATTGAGATCGCCTACAAGCGACACAAGGATGCCCGAAGGAAGCAGATGCAGCTGGCTTTTGCAGCCGTGAACGTGTGGAGGAAGAACCTGCAG gataGAAAGAGTGGTAGAGCAGAGCCCGACCCTAAAAAGAAAGCCACATTTAGGGCTATCACCTCCACCCTGGCCTCCAGCTTCAAGAGACGTAGGTCCTCCAAAGACACG
- the Grin1 gene encoding glutamate receptor ionotropic, NMDA 1 isoform X9: MTPSVPGHRAPKSSWLVLFQSKKRNYENLDQLSYDNKRGPKAEKVLQFDPGTKNVTALLMEARELEARVIILSASEDDAATVYRAAAMLNMTGSGYVWLVGEREISGNALRYAPDGIIGLQLINGKNESAHISDAVGVVAQAVHELLEKENITDPPRGCVGNTNIWKTGPLFKRVLMSSKYADGVTGRVEFNEDGDRKFANYSIMNLQNRKLVQVGIYNGTHVIPNDRKIIWPGGETEKPRGYQMSTRLKIVTIHQEPFVYVKPTMSDGTCKEEFTVNGDPVKKVICTGPNDTSPGSARHTVPQCCYGFCIDLLIKLARTMNFTYEVHLVADGKFGTQERVNNSNKKEWNGMMGELLSGQADMIVAPLTINNERAQYIEFSKPFKYQGLTILVKKEIPRSTLDSFMQPFQSTLWLLVGLSVHVVAVMLYLLDRFSPFGRFKVNSEEEEEDALTLSSAMWFSWGVLLNSGIGEGAPRSFSARILGMVWAGFAMIIVASYTANLAAFLVLDRPEERITGINDPRLRNPSDKFIYATVKQSSVDIYFRRQVELSTMYRHMEKHNYESAAEAIQAVRDNKLHAFIWDSAVLEFEASQKCDLVTTGELFFRSGFGIGMRKDSPWKQNVSLSILKSHENGFMEDLDKTWVRYQECDSRSNAPATLTFENMAGVFMLVAGGIVAGIFLIFIEIAYKRHKDARRKQMQLAFAAVNVWRKNLQDRKSGRAEPDPKKKATFRAITSTLASSFKRRRSSKDTSTGGGRGALQNQKDTVLPRRAIEREEGQLQLCSRHRES; this comes from the exons ATGACCCCCTCAGTCCCAGGACACAGAGCACCAAAAAGCAGCTGGTTGGTGCTTTTTCAG AGTAAAAAAAGGAACTATGAAAACCTCGACCAACTGTCCTATGACAACAAGCGCGGACCCAAG GCGGAGAAGGTGCTGCAGTTTGACCCAGGAACCAAGAATGTGACGGCTCTGCTGATGGAGGCCCGGGAACTGGAGGCCCGGGTCATCATCCTTTCTGCAAG CGAGGACGACGCTGCCACCGTATACCGCGCAGCTGCGATGCTGAACATGACTGGCTCTGGGTACGTGTGGCTGGTGGGGGAGCGCGAGATCTCTGGGAACGCTCTGCGCTACGCTCCTGACG GCATCATCGGACTTCAGCTAATCAACGGCAAGAACGAGTCGGCCCACATCAGTGATGCTGTGGGCGTGGTGGCACAGGCAGTTCACGAGCTCCTAGAAAAGGAGAACATCACTGACCCGCCGCGGGGTTGCGTGGGCAACACAAACATCTGGAAGACCGGACCACTGTTCAAGAG GGTACTGATGTCTTCTAAGTATGCGGATGGAGTGACTGGCCGTGTGGAATTCAATGAGGATGGGGACCGGAAGTTTGCCAACTATAGTATCATGAACCTGCAGAACCGCAAGCTGGTGCAAGTGGGCATCTACAATGGTACCCAT GTCATCCCAAATGACAGGAAGATCATCTGgccaggaggagagacagagaagcctcGAGGATACCAGATGTCCACCAGACTAAAG ATAGTAACAATCCACCAAGAGCCCTTCGTGTATGTCAAGCCCACAATGAGTGATGGCACATGCAAGGAGGAGTTCACAGTCAATGGTGACCCTGTCAAGAAGGTGATCTGTACGGGGCCTAATGACACGTCCCCAGGAAGCG CACGTCACACAGTGCCCCAGTGCTGCTATGGCTTCTGTATCGACCTGCTCATCAAGCTGGCGCGGACCATGAATTTTACCTACGAGGTGCACCTGGTGGCAGATGGCAAGTTTGGCACACAGGAGCGG gtaaacaacagcaacaaaaaggagTGGAATGGAATGATGGGAGAGCTACTCAGTGGTCAAGCAGACATGATTGTGGCACCACTGACCATCAACAATGAGCGTGCGCAGTACATAGAGTTCTCCAAGCCCTTTAAGTACCAGGGCCTGACCATTCTGGTCAAGAAG GAGATCCCTCGGAGCACATTGGACTCATTCATGCAGCCTTTTCAGAGCACACTGTGGTTGCTAGTGGGGCTGTCAGTTCATGTGGTGGCAGTGATGCTGTACCTGCTGGACCGCTTCAG TCCCTTTGGCCGATTCAAGGTGaacagtgaggaggaggaggaggatgcacTGACCCTGTCCTCTGCCATGTGGTTCTCCTGGGGCGTCTTGCTCAACTCTGGCATTGGGGAAG GCGCCCCCCGGAGTTTCTCTGCTCGTATCTTAGGCATGGTGTGGGCTGGTTTTGCCATGATCATTGTGGCTTCCTACACTGCCAATCTGGCAGCCTTCCTGGTGCTGGATCGGCCTGAGGAGCGCATCACAGGCATCAATGACCCCAGG ctcAGAAACCCCTCAGACAAGTTCATCTATGCAACTGTAAAGCAGAGCTCAGTGGACATCTACTTCCggaggcaggtggagctgagCACCATGTACCGGCACATGGAGAAGCACAATTATGAAAGTGCAGCTGAGGCCATCCAGGCTGTGCGGGACAA CAAGCTCCATGCCTTCATCTGGGACTCAGCTGTGCTGGAGTTTGAGGCTTCACAGAAGTGTGATCTAGTGACCACGGGTGAGCTGTTCTTCCGCTCCGGCTTTGGCATCGGCATGCGCAAGGACAGCCCCTGGAAGCAGAATGTTTCCCTGTCCATACTCAA GTCCCATGAGAATGGCTTCATGGAAGATCTGGATAAGACATGGGTTCGGTATCAAGAATGTGACTCCCGAAGCAATGCCCCTGCAACCCTCACTTTTGAGAACATGGCAG GGGTCTTCATGCTGGTGGCTGGAGGCATCGTAGCTGGGATCTTCCTCATTTTCATTGAGATCGCCTACAAGCGACACAAGGATGCCCGAAGGAAGCAGATGCAGCTGGCTTTTGCAGCCGTGAACGTGTGGAGGAAGAACCTGCAG gataGAAAGAGTGGTAGAGCAGAGCCCGACCCTAAAAAGAAAGCCACATTTAGGGCTATCACCTCCACCCTGGCCTCCAGCTTCAAGAGACGTAGGTCCTCCAAAGACACG
- the Grin1 gene encoding glutamate receptor ionotropic, NMDA 1 isoform X8: MSTMHLLTFALLFSCSFARAACDPKIVNIGAVLSTRKHEQMFREAVNQANKRHGSWKIQLNATSVTHKPNAIQMALSVCEDLISSQVYAILVSHPPTPNDHFTPTPVSYTAGFYRIPVLGLTTRMSIYSDKSIHLSFLRTVPPYSHQSSVWFEMMRVYNWNHIILLVSDDHEGRAAQKRLETLLEERESKSKKRNYENLDQLSYDNKRGPKAEKVLQFDPGTKNVTALLMEARELEARVIILSASEDDAATVYRAAAMLNMTGSGYVWLVGEREISGNALRYAPDGIIGLQLINGKNESAHISDAVGVVAQAVHELLEKENITDPPRGCVGNTNIWKTGPLFKRVLMSSKYADGVTGRVEFNEDGDRKFANYSIMNLQNRKLVQVGIYNGTHVIPNDRKIIWPGGETEKPRGYQMSTRLKIVTIHQEPFVYVKPTMSDGTCKEEFTVNGDPVKKVICTGPNDTSPGSARHTVPQCCYGFCIDLLIKLARTMNFTYEVHLVADGKFGTQERVNNSNKKEWNGMMGELLSGQADMIVAPLTINNERAQYIEFSKPFKYQGLTILVKKEIPRSTLDSFMQPFQSTLWLLVGLSVHVVAVMLYLLDRFSPFGRFKVNSEEEEEDALTLSSAMWFSWGVLLNSGIGEGAPRSFSARILGMVWAGFAMIIVASYTANLAAFLVLDRPEERITGINDPRLRNPSDKFIYATVKQSSVDIYFRRQVELSTMYRHMEKHNYESAAEAIQAVRDNKLHAFIWDSAVLEFEASQKCDLVTTGELFFRSGFGIGMRKDSPWKQNVSLSILKSHENGFMEDLDKTWVRYQECDSRSNAPATLTFENMAGVFMLVAGGIVAGIFLIFIEIAYKRHKDARRKQMQLAFAAVNVWRKNLQDRKSGRAEPDPKKKATFRAITSTLASSFKRRRSSKDTSTGGGRGALQNQKDTVLPRRAIEREEGQLQLCSRHRES, translated from the exons GCACCATGCACCTGCTGACATTCGCCCTGCTTTTCTCCTGCTCCTTCGCCCGCGCCGCTTGCGACCCCAAGATTGTCAACATCGGCGCGGTGCTGAGCACGCGCAAGCACGAGCAGATGTTCCGCGAGGCAGTAAACCAGGCCAATAAGCGACACGGCTCTTGGAAGATACAGCTCAACGCCACTTCTGTCACCCACAAGCCCAACGCCATACAGATGGCCCTGTCAGTGTGTGAGGACCTCATCTCCAGCCAG GTCTACGCTATCCTAGTTAGTCACCCGCCTACTCCCAACGACCACTTCACTCCCACCCCTGTCTCCTACACAGCTGGCTTCTACAGAATCCCTGTCCTGGGACTGACTACCCGAATGTCCATCTACTCTGACAAG AGCATCCACCTGAGCTTCCTTCGCACGGTGCCACCCTACTCCCACCAGTCCAGCGTCTGGTTTGAGATGATGCGAGTCTACAACTGGAACCATATCATCCTGCTGGTCAGCGATGACCATGAGGGCCGGGCAGCTCAGAAGCGCCTGGAGACATTGCTGGAGGAGCGTGAGTCCAAG AGTAAAAAAAGGAACTATGAAAACCTCGACCAACTGTCCTATGACAACAAGCGCGGACCCAAG GCGGAGAAGGTGCTGCAGTTTGACCCAGGAACCAAGAATGTGACGGCTCTGCTGATGGAGGCCCGGGAACTGGAGGCCCGGGTCATCATCCTTTCTGCAAG CGAGGACGACGCTGCCACCGTATACCGCGCAGCTGCGATGCTGAACATGACTGGCTCTGGGTACGTGTGGCTGGTGGGGGAGCGCGAGATCTCTGGGAACGCTCTGCGCTACGCTCCTGACG GCATCATCGGACTTCAGCTAATCAACGGCAAGAACGAGTCGGCCCACATCAGTGATGCTGTGGGCGTGGTGGCACAGGCAGTTCACGAGCTCCTAGAAAAGGAGAACATCACTGACCCGCCGCGGGGTTGCGTGGGCAACACAAACATCTGGAAGACCGGACCACTGTTCAAGAG GGTACTGATGTCTTCTAAGTATGCGGATGGAGTGACTGGCCGTGTGGAATTCAATGAGGATGGGGACCGGAAGTTTGCCAACTATAGTATCATGAACCTGCAGAACCGCAAGCTGGTGCAAGTGGGCATCTACAATGGTACCCAT GTCATCCCAAATGACAGGAAGATCATCTGgccaggaggagagacagagaagcctcGAGGATACCAGATGTCCACCAGACTAAAG ATAGTAACAATCCACCAAGAGCCCTTCGTGTATGTCAAGCCCACAATGAGTGATGGCACATGCAAGGAGGAGTTCACAGTCAATGGTGACCCTGTCAAGAAGGTGATCTGTACGGGGCCTAATGACACGTCCCCAGGAAGCG CACGTCACACAGTGCCCCAGTGCTGCTATGGCTTCTGTATCGACCTGCTCATCAAGCTGGCGCGGACCATGAATTTTACCTACGAGGTGCACCTGGTGGCAGATGGCAAGTTTGGCACACAGGAGCGG gtaaacaacagcaacaaaaaggagTGGAATGGAATGATGGGAGAGCTACTCAGTGGTCAAGCAGACATGATTGTGGCACCACTGACCATCAACAATGAGCGTGCGCAGTACATAGAGTTCTCCAAGCCCTTTAAGTACCAGGGCCTGACCATTCTGGTCAAGAAG GAGATCCCTCGGAGCACATTGGACTCATTCATGCAGCCTTTTCAGAGCACACTGTGGTTGCTAGTGGGGCTGTCAGTTCATGTGGTGGCAGTGATGCTGTACCTGCTGGACCGCTTCAG TCCCTTTGGCCGATTCAAGGTGaacagtgaggaggaggaggaggatgcacTGACCCTGTCCTCTGCCATGTGGTTCTCCTGGGGCGTCTTGCTCAACTCTGGCATTGGGGAAG GCGCCCCCCGGAGTTTCTCTGCTCGTATCTTAGGCATGGTGTGGGCTGGTTTTGCCATGATCATTGTGGCTTCCTACACTGCCAATCTGGCAGCCTTCCTGGTGCTGGATCGGCCTGAGGAGCGCATCACAGGCATCAATGACCCCAGG ctcAGAAACCCCTCAGACAAGTTCATCTATGCAACTGTAAAGCAGAGCTCAGTGGACATCTACTTCCggaggcaggtggagctgagCACCATGTACCGGCACATGGAGAAGCACAATTATGAAAGTGCAGCTGAGGCCATCCAGGCTGTGCGGGACAA CAAGCTCCATGCCTTCATCTGGGACTCAGCTGTGCTGGAGTTTGAGGCTTCACAGAAGTGTGATCTAGTGACCACGGGTGAGCTGTTCTTCCGCTCCGGCTTTGGCATCGGCATGCGCAAGGACAGCCCCTGGAAGCAGAATGTTTCCCTGTCCATACTCAA GTCCCATGAGAATGGCTTCATGGAAGATCTGGATAAGACATGGGTTCGGTATCAAGAATGTGACTCCCGAAGCAATGCCCCTGCAACCCTCACTTTTGAGAACATGGCAG GGGTCTTCATGCTGGTGGCTGGAGGCATCGTAGCTGGGATCTTCCTCATTTTCATTGAGATCGCCTACAAGCGACACAAGGATGCCCGAAGGAAGCAGATGCAGCTGGCTTTTGCAGCCGTGAACGTGTGGAGGAAGAACCTGCAG gataGAAAGAGTGGTAGAGCAGAGCCCGACCCTAAAAAGAAAGCCACATTTAGGGCTATCACCTCCACCCTGGCCTCCAGCTTCAAGAGACGTAGGTCCTCCAAAGACACG
- the Grin1 gene encoding glutamate receptor ionotropic, NMDA 1 isoform X3 produces the protein MSTMHLLTFALLFSCSFARAACDPKIVNIGAVLSTRKHEQMFREAVNQANKRHGSWKIQLNATSVTHKPNAIQMALSVCEDLISSQVYAILVSHPPTPNDHFTPTPVSYTAGFYRIPVLGLTTRMSIYSDKSIHLSFLRTVPPYSHQSSVWFEMMRVYNWNHIILLVSDDHEGRAAQKRLETLLEERESKAEKVLQFDPGTKNVTALLMEARELEARVIILSASEDDAATVYRAAAMLNMTGSGYVWLVGEREISGNALRYAPDGIIGLQLINGKNESAHISDAVGVVAQAVHELLEKENITDPPRGCVGNTNIWKTGPLFKRVLMSSKYADGVTGRVEFNEDGDRKFANYSIMNLQNRKLVQVGIYNGTHVIPNDRKIIWPGGETEKPRGYQMSTRLKIVTIHQEPFVYVKPTMSDGTCKEEFTVNGDPVKKVICTGPNDTSPGSARHTVPQCCYGFCIDLLIKLARTMNFTYEVHLVADGKFGTQERVNNSNKKEWNGMMGELLSGQADMIVAPLTINNERAQYIEFSKPFKYQGLTILVKKEIPRSTLDSFMQPFQSTLWLLVGLSVHVVAVMLYLLDRFSPFGRFKVNSEEEEEDALTLSSAMWFSWGVLLNSGIGEGAPRSFSARILGMVWAGFAMIIVASYTANLAAFLVLDRPEERITGINDPRLRNPSDKFIYATVKQSSVDIYFRRQVELSTMYRHMEKHNYESAAEAIQAVRDNKLHAFIWDSAVLEFEASQKCDLVTTGELFFRSGFGIGMRKDSPWKQNVSLSILKSHENGFMEDLDKTWVRYQECDSRSNAPATLTFENMAGVFMLVAGGIVAGIFLIFIEIAYKRHKDARRKQMQLAFAAVNVWRKNLQDRKSGRAEPDPKKKATFRAITSTLASSFKRRRSSKDTQYHPTDITGPLNLSDPSVSTVV, from the exons GCACCATGCACCTGCTGACATTCGCCCTGCTTTTCTCCTGCTCCTTCGCCCGCGCCGCTTGCGACCCCAAGATTGTCAACATCGGCGCGGTGCTGAGCACGCGCAAGCACGAGCAGATGTTCCGCGAGGCAGTAAACCAGGCCAATAAGCGACACGGCTCTTGGAAGATACAGCTCAACGCCACTTCTGTCACCCACAAGCCCAACGCCATACAGATGGCCCTGTCAGTGTGTGAGGACCTCATCTCCAGCCAG GTCTACGCTATCCTAGTTAGTCACCCGCCTACTCCCAACGACCACTTCACTCCCACCCCTGTCTCCTACACAGCTGGCTTCTACAGAATCCCTGTCCTGGGACTGACTACCCGAATGTCCATCTACTCTGACAAG AGCATCCACCTGAGCTTCCTTCGCACGGTGCCACCCTACTCCCACCAGTCCAGCGTCTGGTTTGAGATGATGCGAGTCTACAACTGGAACCATATCATCCTGCTGGTCAGCGATGACCATGAGGGCCGGGCAGCTCAGAAGCGCCTGGAGACATTGCTGGAGGAGCGTGAGTCCAAG GCGGAGAAGGTGCTGCAGTTTGACCCAGGAACCAAGAATGTGACGGCTCTGCTGATGGAGGCCCGGGAACTGGAGGCCCGGGTCATCATCCTTTCTGCAAG CGAGGACGACGCTGCCACCGTATACCGCGCAGCTGCGATGCTGAACATGACTGGCTCTGGGTACGTGTGGCTGGTGGGGGAGCGCGAGATCTCTGGGAACGCTCTGCGCTACGCTCCTGACG GCATCATCGGACTTCAGCTAATCAACGGCAAGAACGAGTCGGCCCACATCAGTGATGCTGTGGGCGTGGTGGCACAGGCAGTTCACGAGCTCCTAGAAAAGGAGAACATCACTGACCCGCCGCGGGGTTGCGTGGGCAACACAAACATCTGGAAGACCGGACCACTGTTCAAGAG GGTACTGATGTCTTCTAAGTATGCGGATGGAGTGACTGGCCGTGTGGAATTCAATGAGGATGGGGACCGGAAGTTTGCCAACTATAGTATCATGAACCTGCAGAACCGCAAGCTGGTGCAAGTGGGCATCTACAATGGTACCCAT GTCATCCCAAATGACAGGAAGATCATCTGgccaggaggagagacagagaagcctcGAGGATACCAGATGTCCACCAGACTAAAG ATAGTAACAATCCACCAAGAGCCCTTCGTGTATGTCAAGCCCACAATGAGTGATGGCACATGCAAGGAGGAGTTCACAGTCAATGGTGACCCTGTCAAGAAGGTGATCTGTACGGGGCCTAATGACACGTCCCCAGGAAGCG CACGTCACACAGTGCCCCAGTGCTGCTATGGCTTCTGTATCGACCTGCTCATCAAGCTGGCGCGGACCATGAATTTTACCTACGAGGTGCACCTGGTGGCAGATGGCAAGTTTGGCACACAGGAGCGG gtaaacaacagcaacaaaaaggagTGGAATGGAATGATGGGAGAGCTACTCAGTGGTCAAGCAGACATGATTGTGGCACCACTGACCATCAACAATGAGCGTGCGCAGTACATAGAGTTCTCCAAGCCCTTTAAGTACCAGGGCCTGACCATTCTGGTCAAGAAG GAGATCCCTCGGAGCACATTGGACTCATTCATGCAGCCTTTTCAGAGCACACTGTGGTTGCTAGTGGGGCTGTCAGTTCATGTGGTGGCAGTGATGCTGTACCTGCTGGACCGCTTCAG TCCCTTTGGCCGATTCAAGGTGaacagtgaggaggaggaggaggatgcacTGACCCTGTCCTCTGCCATGTGGTTCTCCTGGGGCGTCTTGCTCAACTCTGGCATTGGGGAAG GCGCCCCCCGGAGTTTCTCTGCTCGTATCTTAGGCATGGTGTGGGCTGGTTTTGCCATGATCATTGTGGCTTCCTACACTGCCAATCTGGCAGCCTTCCTGGTGCTGGATCGGCCTGAGGAGCGCATCACAGGCATCAATGACCCCAGG ctcAGAAACCCCTCAGACAAGTTCATCTATGCAACTGTAAAGCAGAGCTCAGTGGACATCTACTTCCggaggcaggtggagctgagCACCATGTACCGGCACATGGAGAAGCACAATTATGAAAGTGCAGCTGAGGCCATCCAGGCTGTGCGGGACAA CAAGCTCCATGCCTTCATCTGGGACTCAGCTGTGCTGGAGTTTGAGGCTTCACAGAAGTGTGATCTAGTGACCACGGGTGAGCTGTTCTTCCGCTCCGGCTTTGGCATCGGCATGCGCAAGGACAGCCCCTGGAAGCAGAATGTTTCCCTGTCCATACTCAA GTCCCATGAGAATGGCTTCATGGAAGATCTGGATAAGACATGGGTTCGGTATCAAGAATGTGACTCCCGAAGCAATGCCCCTGCAACCCTCACTTTTGAGAACATGGCAG GGGTCTTCATGCTGGTGGCTGGAGGCATCGTAGCTGGGATCTTCCTCATTTTCATTGAGATCGCCTACAAGCGACACAAGGATGCCCGAAGGAAGCAGATGCAGCTGGCTTTTGCAGCCGTGAACGTGTGGAGGAAGAACCTGCAG gataGAAAGAGTGGTAGAGCAGAGCCCGACCCTAAAAAGAAAGCCACATTTAGGGCTATCACCTCCACCCTGGCCTCCAGCTTCAAGAGACGTAGGTCCTCCAAAGACACG